In a genomic window of Lacrimispora sp. BS-2:
- a CDS encoding CPCC family cysteine-rich protein, whose amino-acid sequence MKYKCPCCGCYTFDNKPDGSYDICQVCFWEDDPIQLEDPTCEGGANKVSLIQAQKNYKKFGACEREMIPHVRKPTENEYLIKYFYEELIMSLITMSLPAEEQNDMIGIGCTGDEILQDFSNSYIDRKQFYLDNNVFDDKRIQILDEFDRFLNKYDGHDENFYWDIEQLKSNPLWEELRVQAKIVISQVFGMIYRIEIERKNELVDGKLIEHTRRKLIEVKDEVP is encoded by the coding sequence ATGAAATATAAATGCCCGTGTTGCGGCTGCTATACTTTTGATAATAAACCAGATGGCAGCTATGACATTTGTCAAGTCTGTTTCTGGGAAGATGATCCGATTCAGTTGGAAGATCCAACCTGTGAAGGCGGAGCCAATAAGGTCAGCTTAATCCAAGCACAAAAGAATTATAAAAAATTTGGTGCATGTGAGCGTGAAATGATTCCGCATGTAAGAAAGCCGACTGAGAATGAGTATTTAATCAAATACTTCTATGAAGAACTGATAATGTCATTAATAACAATGTCATTACCAGCCGAAGAGCAAAATGATATGATAGGAATAGGATGCACAGGCGACGAGATTCTCCAAGACTTTAGCAATTCCTACATTGATAGGAAGCAGTTTTATTTAGATAACAATGTATTTGACGATAAGCGAATACAGATATTAGACGAATTTGATAGATTCCTTAACAAGTATGATGGGCATGATGAGAATTTTTATTGGGATATCGAGCAATTAAAGAGTAATCCACTTTGGGAAGAATTAAGGGTACAAGCTAAAATAGTTATATCCCAGGTATTTGGTATGATTTACAGGATTGAAATAGAAAGAAAGAACGAATTGGTTGACGGTAAACTCATAGAGCATACCAGGCGGAAACTGATAGAAGTAAAGGATGAAGTCCCTTGA
- a CDS encoding DEAD/DEAH box helicase yields MQFKDLDIMPDIIKALEKESYDIPTPIQEEAIPVILSGRDLLGCAQTGTGKTAAFAIPTIQLLSEEKVPHRAKQNIRALIVTPTRELALQIYESFNTYGKFTDLKCCVVFGGVSQKPQEENLKQKVDILVATPGRLLALIDQKIINIEHIKIFILDEADRMLDMGFIHDVRKIIAKTPLKKQTLLFSATMPPDIAKLASTILKTPAKIEITPVSSTVDTIDQYLYFVDKSNKKDLLLHILKDKNIVSALVFIRTKHGADRLIKQLSKNNVIAQAIHGDKSQGARQKALNNFKNKTLRILLATDIAARGIDIDELTHVINYDLPDTPETYVHRIGRTGRAGLGGTAISFCDFDEKGQLNDIEKLIGKKLTEIKDHPYPLKNNFPAIKAVQPRRDTAKTAKSQAKHPKKAILRSKTSPQTTLQKSSVSSKRESLHTASIDGISSTKKKYRMTADGTLKEKRSFNKISMKDKKR; encoded by the coding sequence ATGCAATTTAAAGATTTAGATATTATGCCTGATATCATAAAGGCATTGGAAAAAGAAAGTTACGATATTCCTACACCGATACAGGAAGAGGCAATACCTGTTATATTAAGCGGCAGGGATTTACTTGGTTGTGCCCAGACTGGTACCGGAAAAACAGCAGCATTTGCCATACCAACGATTCAGTTGCTCAGCGAAGAAAAAGTGCCTCATCGGGCAAAACAAAATATAAGGGCTCTAATCGTAACGCCAACTAGAGAGCTGGCTCTACAAATTTATGAAAGTTTTAACACCTATGGGAAATTTACTGATTTAAAATGTTGTGTAGTCTTTGGGGGAGTATCTCAAAAGCCGCAGGAGGAAAATTTAAAGCAAAAGGTAGATATACTTGTGGCAACACCAGGAAGACTACTGGCTTTAATTGATCAAAAAATTATAAATATAGAACATATTAAAATATTTATATTGGACGAAGCTGACCGTATGCTGGATATGGGATTTATTCATGATGTTAGAAAGATCATTGCTAAAACACCTTTAAAAAAGCAAACATTACTTTTCTCGGCTACGATGCCGCCAGACATCGCCAAGCTGGCGAGTACGATTCTGAAGACTCCTGCGAAAATAGAAATCACTCCGGTATCATCAACAGTGGATACCATTGATCAGTATCTGTACTTTGTTGATAAAAGTAATAAAAAGGATTTGCTTCTGCACATTCTAAAAGATAAGAACATAGTTTCAGCACTGGTATTTATTCGTACCAAGCATGGGGCGGATCGACTTATTAAGCAATTATCAAAGAATAACGTAATTGCCCAGGCAATCCATGGTGATAAATCACAAGGAGCACGTCAGAAGGCATTAAACAATTTTAAAAACAAAACATTGCGAATATTGCTTGCAACAGATATCGCGGCAAGAGGAATAGACATAGATGAACTGACCCATGTTATTAATTATGACCTGCCAGATACACCAGAGACGTATGTACATCGTATTGGTCGAACAGGCAGGGCAGGACTTGGCGGAACAGCAATATCTTTCTGCGATTTTGATGAAAAGGGACAACTAAATGATATTGAAAAGTTGATTGGGAAGAAATTAACAGAAATAAAAGATCATCCCTACCCATTAAAGAACAACTTTCCGGCGATAAAGGCTGTGCAGCCAAGAAGAGATACAGCAAAAACAGCGAAATCTCAAGCCAAACATCCGAAGAAAGCAATTTTAAGGTCAAAAACATCACCTCAAACTACCTTACAAAAATCGAGTGTATCATCTAAGAGAGAGTCATTGCATACAGCTTCCATAGATGGCATTTCATCAACAAAGAAAAAGTATCGAATGACAGCAGATGGAACATTGAAAGAAAAACGGAGTTTTAATAAAATCTCAATGAAGGACAAAAAACGGTAA
- a CDS encoding AraC family transcriptional regulator — protein sequence MNYIEDHLSENIKMEALANVASLSPYYYQRLFGRLVKKSVNEYVRLRRLAKASEVLKCKKKRIIDVTIDYGFSDHANFTRTFKDAYSITPDEYRACPVMLNPISRTSHTVYK from the coding sequence TTGAATTATATTGAAGACCATTTGTCAGAAAATATAAAGATGGAAGCTCTTGCAAATGTAGCGTCATTATCACCGTATTATTATCAGCGCTTGTTTGGGCGTTTAGTGAAAAAATCAGTAAATGAATATGTGAGGCTGCGCAGGCTGGCAAAAGCTTCAGAAGTTCTTAAATGCAAGAAAAAGCGAATCATTGATGTGACAATTGATTATGGATTTTCAGATCATGCCAACTTTACTCGTACATTTAAAGATGCATATAGCATTACGCCAGATGAATATCGTGCTTGTCCTGTTATGCTCAATCCCATCAGTCGCACCAGTCACACAGTATATAAATGA
- a CDS encoding RNA 2'-phosphotransferase, with amino-acid sequence MNLTDTSRYISLILRHKPDVIDITVDEHGWANVNELIEGVNRTHPINMEILKKIVRTDNKKRYSFNDDMSLIRANQGHSIPVDVELKEKVPPEYLWHGTGEKYVESIDKIGLIPKSRLYVHLSTDIETAVKVGNRHGRSVVYQVNAGAMAKAGYKFYCSVNNVWLIKKVPAEFLEKVE; translated from the coding sequence ATAAATTTAACTGATACAAGCAGATACATTAGCCTGATCCTAAGGCATAAGCCGGACGTCATAGACATTACAGTGGATGAGCATGGATGGGCAAATGTAAATGAATTAATTGAGGGTGTGAACAGGACGCATCCTATAAATATGGAAATACTGAAAAAAATTGTACGGACGGACAACAAGAAGCGGTATTCTTTCAATGATGATATGTCCCTGATTCGTGCAAATCAGGGCCATTCCATTCCTGTTGATGTAGAATTGAAAGAAAAAGTCCCACCTGAATATTTATGGCATGGAACAGGTGAAAAATATGTGGAATCCATTGATAAAATAGGGCTAATACCAAAGAGTCGGCTATATGTTCATTTATCAACAGATATAGAAACTGCCGTTAAAGTAGGTAACAGACATGGAAGGTCCGTTGTATATCAGGTTAATGCCGGTGCCATGGCAAAGGCTGGTTATAAATTCTATTGTTCTGTAAACAATGTGTGGCTTATAAAAAAGGTGCCTGCAGAATTCCTTGAGAAAGTAGAATGA
- a CDS encoding YaiI/YqxD family protein, whose protein sequence is MKIYVDADACPVVRIVERVAKEYKIKVCLLCDTNHVLQSDYSEIKIIGAGADAVDFALVNLCKSGDIVVTQDYGVAAMALGKNAYAIHQSGKWYTNDNINQLLMERHIAKAARRAKSKNHLSGPRKRTLEDDKHFEESFRKLITHAEEK, encoded by the coding sequence ATGAAGATTTATGTGGATGCAGACGCCTGTCCGGTAGTTCGTATCGTTGAAAGGGTAGCTAAAGAATATAAGATAAAGGTATGTCTCCTATGTGATACAAATCATGTGTTACAGTCTGATTACAGCGAAATAAAGATTATCGGTGCAGGAGCAGATGCAGTTGATTTTGCATTGGTAAATCTGTGTAAATCTGGAGATATTGTAGTGACACAGGATTATGGTGTGGCAGCAATGGCACTGGGGAAAAATGCATATGCAATTCATCAATCTGGAAAATGGTATACCAATGACAACATAAATCAGCTTCTCATGGAGCGGCACATTGCAAAAGCCGCAAGGAGAGCAAAATCTAAAAATCATCTAAGCGGACCAAGAAAAAGAACTCTGGAAGATGACAAGCATTTTGAAGAATCGTTCCGAAAATTAATTACCCATGCTGAAGAAAAATAA
- a CDS encoding AraC family transcriptional regulator produces the protein MEWLKKLSSAIDYIEKNLDNELSCEEAANIACCSPYYFGRMFAYVAGIPLSEYIRRRRMTQAAFELQSTDTKVLDVALKYGYNSPTSFNRAFQSVHGISPSAAKFRGNVLHAYPPIKFSVKVTGGDAMPYRMEEKESMRIVGIRIPLTEDMEENQKLVPPFWNRALQDNRFTEICELSDKIPGTVLGVTIYQNPDAIYYYIAAATDQPVPAGMFEYEIPAATWVVFESDGHFKESIQNIFKRFLTEWLPFSGYAYAELPDIEVYPISEEKPQEGHSEVWIAVKREKGN, from the coding sequence ATGGAGTGGCTAAAGAAGTTAAGCAGTGCGATTGACTATATCGAAAAGAACCTGGATAACGAGCTTTCATGTGAGGAAGCGGCAAACATAGCGTGTTGTTCGCCTTATTATTTCGGACGTATGTTCGCCTATGTAGCCGGTATTCCTTTGTCTGAATATATACGCCGCCGGAGAATGACACAGGCCGCTTTTGAATTGCAGTCCACAGATACAAAGGTATTGGATGTTGCACTGAAATACGGATATAATTCTCCCACATCTTTTAACCGGGCGTTTCAGAGCGTTCATGGAATTTCCCCTTCAGCCGCTAAATTCAGGGGGAATGTGCTCCATGCGTATCCGCCCATTAAATTTTCCGTTAAAGTTACAGGAGGTGATGCTATGCCATATCGTATGGAAGAAAAAGAGTCTATGAGAATTGTAGGTATCCGCATTCCATTAACAGAGGACATGGAGGAAAACCAAAAGCTGGTTCCGCCTTTTTGGAACAGAGCTTTACAGGATAACCGATTCACAGAAATCTGTGAACTGTCGGATAAAATCCCAGGTACAGTGCTGGGAGTCACTATTTATCAAAATCCAGATGCTATTTATTATTATATTGCGGCTGCAACAGATCAGCCTGTTCCAGCGGGAATGTTTGAGTATGAAATTCCGGCAGCAACATGGGTGGTATTTGAAAGTGACGGACATTTCAAAGAATCCATTCAAAATATTTTCAAACGTTTTCTTACAGAATGGCTTCCGTTCTCAGGGTACGCTTATGCAGAATTGCCGGATATAGAAGTATATCCGATCAGTGAGGAAAAGCCGCAAGAGGGGCATTCCGAAGTATGGATTGCTGTAAAAAGGGAAAAGGGGAATTAA
- a CDS encoding GyrI-like domain-containing protein — protein sequence MEYQIEIRDIEPIRVAFLSYKGIVTGANKVFPSVFQSIKGKTNGAPFFCYYVMDPETKMGEMDLCVPTEEVPIKNGIEIKEIPRIKAVSVTHIGPYETLHNAYSAIDRYAAEHHLQLSPPFREVFIKGPGMFLKGNPAGYVTEVLFPIKEESYDCYSN from the coding sequence ATGGAATACCAAATTGAAATCAGAGATATTGAACCGATTCGGGTTGCTTTTCTTAGTTACAAGGGAATTGTAACCGGAGCCAACAAGGTTTTTCCCAGCGTTTTTCAGTCTATTAAGGGAAAAACAAACGGAGCACCGTTCTTTTGCTATTATGTGATGGACCCGGAAACAAAAATGGGCGAAATGGATTTGTGCGTACCCACCGAGGAAGTACCCATAAAAAATGGAATTGAAATAAAAGAAATTCCGCGAATCAAAGCAGTCAGCGTTACCCATATTGGCCCTTATGAAACCTTGCATAATGCTTATTCAGCAATTGACCGGTATGCTGCTGAGCATCATCTGCAGCTTAGTCCCCCATTTAGGGAGGTTTTCATCAAAGGTCCCGGAATGTTCTTAAAAGGGAATCCTGCCGGATATGTTACGGAAGTTCTGTTCCCGATCAAGGAGGAATCATATGACTGCTATTCGAACTGA
- a CDS encoding ABC transporter ATP-binding protein gives MTAIRTENLIKKYKNGVQALNGLNLEVKEGEIFSLLGHNGAGKSTLIHILTTYLAPTSGLVTMFGKDIYRETSEIRRQISCVAQQTSIDTHLSLTENMMFQSKLYKVPKLEAQKRMKTLISCFGLDRYLKYPVSSYSGGVKRRLDIALNMMSNPKVLFLDEPTVGMDIQSRMAMWDMMRKIRNDFGTTIFLTTHYLEEADQLSDTICIMKSGKEILQGTPHALREYLRQDMLKISFASKEQAQNCFEPLKSIVGLKESDLCHDKIITDLKNGHIDLEKANRWLLEHEIPFLGIEIMQPTLEDVFIRLTNENGKEAC, from the coding sequence ATGACTGCTATTCGAACTGAAAATTTAATCAAAAAGTATAAGAACGGCGTACAGGCATTAAATGGCCTGAACTTAGAAGTAAAGGAGGGGGAAATTTTCTCCCTCTTAGGACATAATGGTGCAGGGAAATCAACCCTTATTCATATACTAACCACTTATCTGGCTCCTACCTCCGGTCTTGTTACCATGTTCGGAAAAGATATTTACCGGGAAACGTCTGAAATTCGCAGACAAATATCCTGTGTGGCACAGCAGACATCCATTGATACACACTTGTCTCTTACGGAAAATATGATGTTTCAAAGCAAGCTCTATAAGGTGCCTAAACTGGAAGCGCAAAAACGTATGAAAACACTAATTTCCTGCTTTGGGTTAGATCGATACTTGAAATATCCTGTTTCATCCTATTCCGGCGGGGTAAAGAGGCGGCTTGATATTGCACTTAATATGATGTCAAATCCCAAAGTATTATTCCTGGATGAGCCAACTGTTGGTATGGACATTCAATCCCGCATGGCGATGTGGGACATGATGAGAAAAATCAGAAATGATTTTGGAACCACGATTTTTTTGACAACTCATTATTTAGAGGAAGCTGACCAGTTAAGCGATACCATATGTATTATGAAAAGTGGGAAAGAGATACTTCAAGGTACGCCTCATGCTCTCAGAGAATACCTGCGGCAGGATATGCTTAAAATCAGCTTTGCATCAAAAGAACAGGCCCAAAATTGTTTTGAGCCGTTAAAAAGTATTGTTGGGCTGAAAGAATCTGACTTGTGCCATGATAAAATCATTACAGACTTAAAAAATGGACATATAGATTTAGAAAAAGCGAATCGCTGGCTTCTGGAACATGAAATTCCATTCCTGGGGATAGAAATTATGCAGCCTACCTTAGAAGACGTTTTTATCAGGCTCACAAATGAAAATGGAAAGGAGGCGTGCTAA
- a CDS encoding ABC transporter permease, with amino-acid sequence MEVLTLLQRNIKWRFHNAFTIVMTILQPILWLVLYSAVAGQSMQGIGIENYTAFILPGLVVLVSFGACSSSGIMNYLMKTDGSFYRVLIAPVRRSSIVLGQVLEAVLCTFIEVAIMCIVSLFFSVKITSGFIGGLLIALLIFMTAFFMAGLTYAISLCLPNEVIYETVMNAIVLPVFFLSTALFPAERLSGGLAIAVNLNPFTHVINTLRALILQGNIAARDVTLVFLLLAVMCFISFSWALRRL; translated from the coding sequence ATGGAAGTTCTTACTTTGCTTCAGCGGAATATAAAGTGGCGTTTTCATAATGCTTTCACGATTGTAATGACAATTCTACAGCCTATACTTTGGCTGGTTTTATATAGTGCCGTTGCCGGACAGTCCATGCAGGGCATTGGGATTGAAAACTATACGGCCTTTATTCTTCCCGGACTTGTTGTCCTTGTAAGCTTTGGAGCCTGCAGCAGCAGCGGTATTATGAATTATCTGATGAAAACCGATGGGAGTTTTTACAGGGTGTTGATTGCCCCGGTTCGAAGAAGCTCAATTGTACTTGGCCAGGTATTAGAAGCAGTATTATGTACTTTTATTGAAGTTGCAATCATGTGCATTGTCAGCCTGTTCTTTTCTGTAAAAATTACTTCCGGGTTTATAGGAGGGCTTCTGATTGCTTTGCTGATATTCATGACTGCATTTTTTATGGCAGGGCTTACTTATGCGATTAGCCTTTGCCTTCCCAATGAGGTCATTTACGAAACTGTGATGAACGCAATTGTTCTGCCGGTCTTCTTTCTGAGCACGGCATTATTTCCGGCAGAAAGATTATCCGGGGGATTGGCAATTGCAGTTAATCTAAACCCGTTTACTCATGTAATTAACACCTTACGGGCTTTGATTTTACAGGGAAATATTGCTGCCCGTGATGTTACGCTTGTTTTTCTTTTACTGGCGGTTATGTGTTTTATCAGTTTTTCGTGGGCACTGCGCAGATTATAA
- a CDS encoding MarR family transcriptional regulator: MNKRAAMLINGQRVKRLYEKQFEETRMKYQISQSELDILAFLANNPEYDTASDIVEIRMIAKSYVSTSVESLITKGLLERVQDQNDRRVIHLNLTEKTTPIITDIRLGQAQVLKLLFAGMTNDEIELFEKLLERIFDNADAALER; the protein is encoded by the coding sequence ATGAATAAACGGGCTGCAATGCTGATTAATGGACAACGCGTGAAACGACTCTATGAAAAGCAGTTTGAAGAAACTCGTATGAAGTACCAAATCAGTCAGTCTGAACTTGATATTCTTGCATTTCTTGCAAACAATCCAGAGTATGATACGGCAAGCGATATCGTCGAAATCAGAATGATTGCAAAAAGCTATGTCTCAACATCCGTTGAAAGCCTTATCACGAAAGGCCTTCTGGAAAGAGTCCAGGATCAAAATGACAGGCGGGTCATTCATCTTAATTTGACAGAGAAAACCACTCCTATCATTACAGATATCAGGCTTGGACAGGCGCAGGTATTGAAATTGCTTTTTGCCGGAATGACAAATGACGAAATCGAATTATTTGAAAAGCTGCTTGAGAGAATTTTTGATAATGCCGATGCAGCGTTAGAAAGATAG
- a CDS encoding MATE family efflux transporter: MEKDTAFLGEEKIGKLIFKLSLPAITAQLVNMFYNLVDRIYIGHIPEVGPLALTGVGVCMPIIMIITAFAAFVSMGSAPRASIYMGKDDNKTAEQILGNSFALLLIISAILTLVVYIWQKDLLMLFGASENTIGYSISYMGIYAIGTIFVQLTVGLNAFISAQGFAKTSMYSVLIGAVFNTILDPIFIFGLNMGVAGAALATVLSQAISAVWVIHFLCGKKTILKLKKENCRIEVKVILPCIALGLAPFIMYATESLIAVCFNASLLRYGGDIAVGAMTILTSVMQFSMLPLLGLTQGTQPIISYNFGAKNVQRVKEAFFILLKFSVIFSVSLWLFIMLFPQWFAGIFTSDASLIQFTAGAMRIYFSVSLVFGVQVACQQTFIAIGDAKTSLFLALLRKVILLIPLIYILPLILTNQTMAIYLAEPIADIIAVTVTGTMFVVQFRKTLKRLIDPKSN; this comes from the coding sequence ATGGAAAAAGATACTGCCTTTTTAGGTGAAGAAAAAATAGGAAAATTAATTTTTAAACTCTCATTGCCTGCTATTACAGCACAACTTGTGAATATGTTCTACAACCTTGTTGACCGTATTTATATTGGACATATACCTGAAGTAGGACCACTGGCGCTGACAGGCGTAGGTGTGTGTATGCCCATTATCATGATTATAACGGCTTTTGCAGCTTTTGTCAGTATGGGTAGTGCGCCTCGTGCCTCTATTTATATGGGAAAAGACGATAACAAAACTGCTGAACAAATACTTGGCAATTCATTTGCCCTGCTTTTGATCATAAGCGCTATTTTGACTTTGGTTGTTTACATTTGGCAAAAGGATCTTTTAATGCTCTTCGGTGCGAGCGAAAATACGATTGGATATTCAATTAGTTATATGGGTATCTATGCAATCGGTACGATATTTGTTCAGCTTACAGTCGGCCTTAACGCTTTTATTTCAGCACAGGGCTTTGCCAAAACCAGTATGTATTCCGTTCTGATTGGTGCGGTTTTTAATACTATACTTGATCCGATCTTCATTTTCGGATTGAATATGGGGGTTGCCGGTGCGGCGTTGGCGACGGTCTTGTCACAGGCTATTTCCGCAGTTTGGGTCATACATTTCCTTTGCGGCAAAAAAACGATACTGAAACTGAAAAAAGAAAATTGTCGAATTGAGGTAAAAGTGATATTGCCCTGTATTGCACTTGGGCTTGCTCCGTTTATCATGTATGCTACGGAAAGTCTGATTGCTGTTTGTTTTAATGCGTCACTTCTGAGATATGGCGGAGATATTGCTGTCGGTGCCATGACAATTCTCACAAGCGTCATGCAATTTTCAATGCTGCCGCTTTTGGGTCTTACCCAGGGGACACAGCCTATTATCAGTTATAATTTTGGCGCGAAAAACGTTCAGCGTGTTAAGGAAGCCTTTTTTATACTGCTGAAATTTAGTGTGATATTTTCAGTTTCATTATGGCTTTTTATCATGCTTTTCCCGCAATGGTTCGCCGGTATTTTTACGTCTGATGCCTCACTCATCCAGTTTACGGCAGGTGCTATGCGTATTTATTTTTCAGTATCGCTTGTGTTTGGAGTTCAGGTTGCTTGTCAACAAACTTTTATTGCAATTGGAGACGCCAAAACCTCGCTTTTCCTTGCGCTGCTTAGAAAAGTGATCCTTCTGATTCCGTTAATTTACATTCTGCCTTTGATACTTACAAATCAAACAATGGCAATCTATCTGGCTGAACCAATTGCCGATATTATAGCTGTGACCGTAACAGGGACGATGTTTGTTGTTCAATTTAGGAAAACGTTGAAACGCTTGATTGACCCGAAGTCTAATTAG
- the rsmH gene encoding 16S rRNA (cytosine(1402)-N(4))-methyltransferase RsmH: MDNQEQKHQRRTRYKGTHPKAFKDKYKELQPELYADAVAKVIQKGNTPAGMHRSICVKEILEFLQITPGQTGLDATLGYGGHTLEMLKCLNSKGHLYATDVDSIELPRTRERLERLGYGPEILTIKQTNFSNIDQITSESGPLDFILADLGVSSMQIDNPERGFSFKAEGPLDLRLNPLKGISAADRLKTISQNELCGMLLENADEPHSAEIAHAIISTIKKGTDITTTNQLQQIIKDTLKFIPEKDRNNEIKKSCQRCFQALRIDVNNEFEVLYEFLEKLPAALAEGGRVAILTFHSGEDRLVKKSFQRFHREGIYKEIAPEAIRPSAAECNSNGRARCAKLRWAVKA, from the coding sequence ATGGATAATCAAGAACAAAAACATCAGCGTCGTACCAGGTATAAAGGTACTCACCCAAAAGCTTTTAAAGATAAATATAAAGAACTGCAGCCAGAACTATATGCTGATGCTGTGGCAAAGGTTATTCAAAAGGGCAATACTCCTGCTGGTATGCATCGTTCCATTTGCGTGAAAGAAATATTGGAATTCTTACAAATTACCCCTGGACAAACTGGATTAGATGCAACTCTAGGCTATGGTGGTCATACTTTAGAGATGCTTAAATGTTTAAATTCAAAGGGGCACTTGTATGCTACTGATGTAGATTCTATCGAATTACCTCGGACAAGGGAACGTTTAGAGCGCTTAGGTTATGGCCCCGAAATTTTAACGATTAAGCAAACAAACTTTTCCAATATAGATCAAATCACTTCCGAATCAGGACCATTAGATTTTATATTGGCGGATTTGGGTGTTTCTTCCATGCAAATAGACAATCCTGAAAGAGGATTTTCCTTTAAGGCAGAAGGACCATTAGACTTACGGCTGAATCCACTAAAAGGCATCTCTGCCGCTGATCGTCTTAAAACTATTTCGCAGAATGAATTATGCGGTATGTTGTTAGAAAATGCGGACGAGCCTCATTCCGCAGAAATCGCTCATGCCATTATTTCTACAATAAAAAAAGGAACAGACATTACAACAACAAATCAGCTTCAGCAAATTATCAAAGATACTCTGAAATTCATTCCGGAAAAAGATAGAAATAATGAAATCAAGAAGTCCTGTCAAAGATGCTTTCAGGCGTTGCGGATTGATGTAAATAATGAATTTGAAGTGCTATATGAGTTTTTAGAAAAACTTCCTGCTGCCCTGGCTGAGGGCGGACGAGTTGCTATCCTTACTTTTCATTCTGGTGAAGATCGTCTCGTGAAAAAGTCTTTTCAACGCTTCCATCGTGAAGGAATCTACAAAGAAATAGCGCCTGAGGCGATTCGCCCATCAGCAGCCGAATGTAATTCCAATGGCCGGGCCCGATGTGCAAAATTACGCTGGGCTGTAAAAGCTTAA